One Campylobacter concisus DNA window includes the following coding sequences:
- a CDS encoding non-canonical purine NTP pyrophosphatase → MKIVLATSNLDKVKEIKEFLKGYEIYALSEVVKPFEIVEDGSSFQANALIKSKAVFAKLKEQGLDSEFIALSDDSGISVDALGSEPGIYSARYFDLDENGKVCGKNANDANNRAKLISKLKALNLKSSSAHYTACIAISSKFGDYTTHGFMYGEAIDEERGTNGFGYDALFIPDGFTKTLGELDNETKLKISHRSKGLELANFVLKSLKKNFS, encoded by the coding sequence ATGAAAATCGTGCTTGCGACATCAAATTTAGATAAAGTAAAAGAGATAAAAGAGTTTTTAAAAGGCTATGAAATTTACGCACTAAGCGAGGTTGTAAAGCCATTTGAGATCGTTGAAGATGGTAGCAGCTTTCAAGCAAATGCGCTCATAAAGTCAAAAGCGGTTTTTGCAAAGCTTAAAGAGCAAGGGCTTGATAGTGAGTTTATCGCACTTAGTGATGATAGTGGCATCAGCGTTGATGCACTTGGTAGCGAGCCAGGGATCTACTCAGCGCGCTACTTTGACCTTGATGAAAATGGCAAAGTGTGCGGCAAAAACGCAAATGACGCAAACAACAGAGCAAAGCTAATTAGCAAGCTAAAGGCGCTAAATTTAAAGAGCTCGTCAGCTCACTACACCGCCTGTATCGCCATTAGCTCAAAATTTGGCGACTACACGACGCATGGCTTTATGTATGGCGAAGCGATAGATGAGGAGCGCGGCACAAACGGCTTTGGCTACGACGCACTCTTTATCCCAGATGGCTTTACAAAGACGCTTGGCGAGCTAGATAACGAGACAAAGCTCAAAATTTCTCACCGCTCAAAGGGGCTAGAGCTTGCAAATTTCGTGCTAAAGAGCCTAAAGAAAAACTTTAGTTAA
- a CDS encoding DUF6803 family protein: MVMTHYMELLSLDQPYNLILYMVIPMGLAELLVAMEFFTMYHMDSGKNAGFKAISKFVGIVLGVYFTALVIYFMAKIYPTIKWRGYADVIAIYSYLIGVIPLLGIALLELNLIYKNASEKAKLKLHFCLLIFALIVAHVAMIFGMVDPTITGYKAENGAMDMQMNMPMNMPADMPMHDHHMMMQNMSDDNSTNMHMHH, translated from the coding sequence ATGGTAATGACACACTACATGGAGCTTTTATCGCTAGATCAACCTTACAATCTAATCCTCTATATGGTGATACCTATGGGGCTTGCTGAGCTTTTGGTGGCGATGGAGTTTTTTACGATGTATCACATGGATAGCGGCAAAAATGCTGGCTTTAAAGCTATTAGCAAATTTGTTGGCATAGTGCTTGGGGTCTATTTTACAGCTCTTGTGATCTATTTTATGGCAAAAATTTATCCAACCATAAAATGGCGCGGATATGCCGATGTCATCGCTATTTACTCATATCTCATCGGCGTCATCCCACTTCTTGGCATCGCGCTTTTAGAGCTAAATTTGATCTACAAAAACGCAAGCGAAAAGGCAAAGCTAAAGCTTCACTTTTGCCTACTCATATTTGCCTTGATCGTCGCACACGTCGCTATGATATTTGGCATGGTTGATCCTACCATAACAGGCTACAAGGCTGAAAATGGAGCAATGGATATGCAGATGAACATGCCAATGAACATGCCAGCAGATATGCCAATGCACGATCACCACATGATGATGCAAAATATGAGTGATGATAACTCAACTAATATGCACATGCATCACTAA
- a CDS encoding NAD(P)/FAD-dependent oxidoreductase, translating to MIYDVIIVGAGASGLFLGANLRGKKVAILEKNSSAGKKILASGGGRCNITNRFVSAKNYLGEQKFIEQILKVLSPDQVLKFFSELKFSEQKQNQFFCDSGAKSVLSLLLKRQNADIFYNKEVLGTKKIDEIFEISTRDEKFRARNLVIASGGLSYKALGASDIGYKIASEFGLELSMPAPALVGFSVQKDEFWFKELSGVSLSADVVINTKIESHKFSGDLLFTHRGISGPAILNASLFWQKGRICINFLPKFSEKNLINGKKQLSSVLPLPKRFVLEFLRNFGLKDRAYYEFNDDEKSIIKRLFTYEFAPAGTFGFERAEVTKGGVKTEFLDENLECKSVKGLYFIGEVLDITGMLGGYNLHFAFASALKVASALKNS from the coding sequence TTGATCTACGACGTCATCATCGTTGGTGCTGGCGCTAGCGGGCTCTTTTTAGGGGCAAATTTAAGGGGCAAAAAGGTTGCCATTTTAGAGAAAAACAGCAGCGCTGGCAAAAAGATCTTAGCAAGCGGTGGCGGCAGGTGCAACATCACAAACCGCTTTGTAAGCGCCAAAAACTACCTTGGCGAGCAAAAATTTATAGAGCAAATTTTAAAAGTACTAAGCCCTGATCAGGTTTTGAAATTTTTTAGTGAGCTTAAATTTAGTGAGCAAAAACAAAATCAATTTTTCTGCGATAGCGGTGCAAAGAGCGTTTTGAGCCTGCTTTTAAAAAGGCAAAATGCTGATATTTTTTATAACAAAGAGGTTCTTGGCACCAAAAAAATAGATGAAATTTTTGAAATTTCAACGAGAGATGAGAAATTTAGAGCTAGAAATTTGGTCATCGCAAGTGGCGGACTAAGCTACAAAGCCCTTGGCGCAAGCGATATTGGCTACAAGATAGCTAGCGAATTTGGCCTTGAGCTCTCAATGCCTGCCCCTGCTCTTGTTGGCTTTAGCGTGCAAAAAGATGAGTTTTGGTTTAAAGAGCTTAGCGGCGTTAGTCTAAGTGCGGATGTAGTGATAAATACCAAAATCGAGAGCCATAAATTTAGTGGCGATCTGCTTTTTACACATAGAGGAATAAGTGGTCCAGCGATACTAAACGCCTCACTTTTTTGGCAAAAGGGTCGAATTTGCATAAATTTTTTGCCTAAATTTAGTGAGAAAAATTTAATAAATGGCAAAAAGCAGCTTAGTTCAGTTTTGCCATTGCCAAAGAGATTTGTGCTGGAGTTTTTAAGAAATTTTGGTTTAAAAGATAGAGCTTATTATGAATTTAATGATGATGAAAAGAGTATCATAAAAAGGCTTTTTACTTATGAGTTTGCTCCAGCTGGGACATTTGGCTTTGAAAGGGCTGAAGTTACAAAAGGTGGTGTAAAAACAGAGTTTTTAGATGAAAATTTAGAGTGTAAAAGCGTAAAAGGGCTTTACTTTATAGGAGAGGTTTTAGATATCACTGGTATGCTTGGTGGATACAACTTGCATTTTGCCTTTGCAAGTGCTTTAAAGGTAGCTAGCGCTTTAAAAAATAGCTAA
- the rpsI gene encoding 30S ribosomal protein S9: MAKVYATGKRKTAVAKVWIKAGSGKIVVNGMDLNTWLGGHEAIKLKVIQPLLVTKQESLIDVVATTLGGGYSAQAEALRHGISRALADMDADFRAALKPKGLLTRDSRVVERKKFGRRKARRSPQFSKR, from the coding sequence ATGGCAAAAGTTTATGCAACTGGTAAAAGAAAAACTGCCGTAGCAAAGGTTTGGATAAAAGCTGGAAGCGGTAAAATCGTAGTAAATGGTATGGATCTTAACACTTGGCTTGGCGGTCACGAGGCTATCAAGCTTAAAGTTATTCAACCACTTTTAGTAACAAAACAAGAGAGTTTAATAGACGTAGTAGCTACAACTTTAGGTGGCGGTTATTCAGCACAGGCTGAAGCTTTAAGGCACGGCATTTCACGTGCTTTAGCTGATATGGATGCTGATTTTAGAGCGGCGCTTAAACCAAAAGGCTTGCTAACTAGAGATTCTCGTGTTGTTGAACGTAAGAAATTTGGTAGAAGAAAGGCTAGAAGAAGCCCACAATTCTCTAAACGTTAA
- a CDS encoding MFS transporter, with translation MLKSVLPLSFIVASRFFGLFIVLPVLSLYALNLSGANEFLVGLIVGVYAISQMIFQVPFGALSDKIGRKKALTIGLLIFVAGSIVCALASEIYTMLFGRFLQGVGAVGAVATAMISDFVAEENRSKAMAIMGAFIGLSFTLSMVLGPLLAKDYGLSSLFYLSAALSLLCVVLLYTVVPKEIKVSAKAQKVPFGKLFLQKDYMIINFTSFMQKMLTSIAFLVIPIVLVKEYGYESSELYKVYTLGAVLGFLAMGLAGALGDGKGLSKVILIAGTLLFALTYAIFAFSFTKFIFVFGIAIFFIGFNLHEPIMQSTATKFVKSSQKGTALGIFNSFGYFGSFVGGAFGGYIMHAFSFKVLAIICVVLCVIWLVLLFSLSDPRIFKNIYLSPEASLNLELLNSQKGVVDYYKNEKNQVIKFDSRLTSEAALKESLKF, from the coding sequence ATGTTAAAAAGCGTTTTGCCACTATCTTTTATCGTAGCTAGCAGATTTTTTGGGCTTTTCATAGTCCTGCCAGTTCTTAGCCTCTATGCGCTCAATTTAAGCGGCGCAAATGAGTTTTTAGTCGGGCTAATAGTAGGCGTCTATGCGATCTCACAGATGATATTTCAAGTGCCCTTCGGCGCTCTTTCAGACAAGATCGGCCGCAAAAAAGCCCTAACCATCGGCCTTTTGATCTTTGTGGCTGGCTCTATCGTCTGCGCGCTGGCAAGTGAAATTTACACGATGCTTTTTGGTAGATTTTTACAAGGCGTGGGAGCTGTGGGAGCTGTGGCAACAGCGATGATAAGCGACTTTGTGGCTGAAGAAAACCGCTCAAAAGCCATGGCGATAATGGGCGCTTTTATAGGGCTTAGCTTCACGCTTTCGATGGTGCTTGGACCGCTTCTTGCCAAGGACTACGGGCTTTCAAGCCTATTTTATCTAAGTGCCGCTCTTAGCTTGCTTTGCGTCGTGCTACTCTACACCGTCGTGCCAAAAGAGATAAAAGTGAGCGCAAAGGCCCAAAAGGTGCCATTTGGCAAGCTCTTTTTACAAAAAGACTACATGATCATAAATTTCACCTCTTTCATGCAAAAGATGCTCACAAGCATCGCATTTTTGGTGATCCCTATCGTTTTAGTAAAAGAGTATGGCTATGAGAGCAGCGAGCTTTACAAGGTCTATACGCTTGGCGCCGTGCTTGGCTTTTTGGCTATGGGGCTAGCTGGCGCGCTGGGCGATGGCAAGGGGCTTAGCAAGGTCATCTTGATAGCTGGCACATTGCTTTTTGCTCTAACCTACGCCATTTTTGCCTTTAGCTTTACGAAATTTATATTTGTGTTTGGCATCGCGATATTTTTTATAGGTTTCAACCTTCACGAGCCAATCATGCAATCAACCGCGACAAAATTTGTAAAGTCCTCACAAAAAGGCACCGCTCTTGGTATCTTTAACTCATTTGGCTACTTTGGAAGCTTCGTTGGGGGCGCGTTTGGCGGATACATCATGCACGCTTTTAGTTTTAAAGTGCTTGCCATCATCTGCGTGGTGCTTTGCGTGATCTGGCTTGTTTTGCTATTTAGCCTAAGCGATCCAAGAATTTTTAAAAATATCTACCTAAGCCCAGAAGCGAGCTTAAATTTAGAGCTTCTAAACAGCCAAAAAGGCGTGGTGGATTATTACAAAAATGAGAAAAATCAAGTGATCAAATTCGACTCTCGCCTAACAAGCGAGGCGGCCTTAAAAGAGAGCTTGAAGTTTTGA
- the rmuC gene encoding DNA recombination protein RmuC: MLTIENLYILVAALTLICMVLVAFLINAKMQNAKQREVLEKLQDELKDSERLNIEQRAKLEASSDKIDELAKNLDEYKISLKQKDEKEDELERELRRLNEELGSQTKMAEMAKSLSLNLQSELSAKEDELKRSNESENELKRAIVALKSEIEAKENILRSQEENLNKVKNELNLEFANLANKIFEEKSANFSKNSKESLELLLTPLGEKITSFEKRVNDAHSDSQKSAGELSAQLKEVVELGKNMSKEANSLSTALKGSNKVLGNWGEMQLERTLEAAGLEKGTHYVTQESFDVSGKKLIPDFVINFPDDKQMIIDSKVSLHAYEKAVAAADQAQSKLALSEHIASIKKHIDELAKKDYSSLVKSPDFVLMFVPVEPAFLEALKFDPNLFNYGYEKKVVLVSHTTLMPLLRVVANLWRMENGNKEAKEILKSANEIYEKFCTVADKLNRLGNSVRSVNDNFNEVVKSVSGQGGLDSRLEKFKKIALNPKDTQVKELEARPREILLASSKE, encoded by the coding sequence GTGCTAACGATAGAAAATTTATATATTTTGGTAGCAGCTCTTACGCTTATCTGCATGGTGTTGGTAGCTTTTTTGATAAATGCAAAGATGCAAAATGCAAAACAAAGAGAAGTTTTAGAAAAATTACAAGATGAGTTAAAAGATAGCGAGCGGCTAAATATCGAGCAAAGAGCGAAGCTTGAAGCAAGTAGCGACAAGATAGATGAGCTAGCTAAAAATTTAGACGAGTATAAAATTTCACTCAAGCAAAAAGACGAAAAAGAGGACGAGCTAGAGCGCGAGCTAAGGCGTCTAAATGAGGAGCTTGGCAGTCAGACAAAGATGGCTGAGATGGCAAAGTCGCTATCTTTAAATTTACAAAGCGAGCTTAGCGCAAAAGAGGATGAGCTAAAAAGATCAAACGAGAGTGAAAACGAGCTAAAACGCGCTATCGTCGCTCTAAAAAGCGAGATCGAGGCCAAAGAAAACATTCTAAGATCGCAAGAAGAAAATTTAAACAAGGTGAAAAACGAGCTTAATTTAGAGTTTGCAAACCTTGCAAATAAGATATTTGAAGAAAAAAGTGCAAATTTCTCAAAAAATAGCAAAGAGTCGCTTGAGCTCTTGCTAACACCACTTGGGGAGAAGATAACAAGCTTTGAAAAGAGGGTAAATGACGCCCACAGCGACTCGCAAAAGAGCGCAGGCGAGCTTAGTGCGCAGCTAAAAGAGGTGGTCGAGCTTGGCAAAAATATGTCAAAAGAGGCAAACTCGCTAAGCACGGCGCTAAAAGGCAGCAACAAAGTCCTTGGCAACTGGGGCGAGATGCAGCTTGAGCGCACACTGGAGGCTGCTGGGCTAGAAAAGGGCACGCACTACGTGACGCAAGAGAGTTTTGACGTGAGCGGCAAGAAGCTCATACCTGACTTTGTCATAAATTTCCCAGACGACAAACAGATGATAATAGACAGCAAAGTCTCACTCCACGCCTATGAAAAAGCAGTCGCGGCAGCTGACCAGGCGCAGAGCAAGCTAGCCCTTAGCGAGCACATCGCTTCGATAAAAAAACACATCGACGAGCTAGCTAAAAAAGACTACTCATCGCTTGTGAAAAGCCCTGATTTTGTGCTGATGTTTGTGCCAGTTGAGCCGGCATTTTTGGAGGCTTTGAAATTTGATCCAAATTTATTTAACTACGGCTACGAGAAAAAAGTGGTGCTAGTCTCGCACACGACGCTCATGCCGCTACTTCGTGTGGTGGCAAATTTGTGGCGCATGGAAAATGGCAACAAAGAGGCAAAAGAGATATTAAAGAGTGCAAATGAAATTTATGAGAAATTTTGTACCGTCGCTGATAAGCTAAATAGGCTTGGAAACTCGGTGAGATCGGTAAATGATAACTTCAATGAGGTCGTTAAAAGTGTGAGTGGTCAAGGTGGGCTTGATAGCAGGCTGGAGAAATTTAAAAAGATCGCTCTAAATCCCAAAGATACGCAGGTAAAAGAGCTTGAAGCAAGACCTAGAGAGATCTTGCTAGCTAGCTCTAAAGAGTAA
- a CDS encoding tetratricopeptide repeat protein: MNKILPFLVPICLFANSCDELVQESVNEFYKSDRNLARAINLAEQATDVCLKEDNTEQAITSLINGASICMVNKEPQRALELSQRALELAANVSDKLLLARSYQNIGAAKKALGKYDEALANFQEAQKIYDVTPNTPMRDELLCIKSIGSTYYMKNDFAKAYENHILALNLLDITPDLSGNELVRSELLVELANDLAKLERKDEAAKNYKKVLEILKGKEQNPRALGLLERASKGLKELN, encoded by the coding sequence ATGAATAAAATTTTGCCATTTTTAGTGCCTATTTGCCTCTTTGCAAATAGCTGCGACGAGCTGGTGCAAGAGAGCGTAAATGAGTTTTATAAAAGTGATAGAAATTTAGCTCGCGCTATAAATTTAGCCGAGCAAGCGACTGATGTCTGCTTAAAAGAGGACAACACCGAGCAGGCGATCACTTCGCTCATAAATGGCGCTAGCATTTGCATGGTAAATAAAGAGCCACAAAGGGCGTTAGAGCTCTCACAAAGAGCCCTAGAGCTCGCGGCAAACGTTAGCGACAAACTGCTGCTAGCTCGCTCTTATCAAAACATAGGCGCAGCAAAAAAGGCGCTAGGCAAATATGACGAAGCGCTTGCTAATTTTCAAGAAGCTCAAAAAATTTATGACGTCACGCCAAATACCCCAATGCGCGACGAGCTGCTTTGCATAAAGTCTATCGGCAGCACCTACTACATGAAAAATGACTTTGCAAAAGCCTACGAAAACCACATTTTAGCGTTAAATTTACTTGATATCACGCCAGATCTAAGTGGCAACGAGCTTGTGCGCTCAGAGCTTTTAGTAGAGCTTGCTAACGACCTAGCAAAGCTTGAAAGAAAGGACGAAGCTGCCAAAAACTACAAAAAAGTGCTTGAAATTTTAAAAGGCAAAGAGCAAAACCCTCGCGCGCTGGGTCTTTTAGAGCGAGCCAGCAAAGGACTAAAGGAGCTTAACTAA
- a CDS encoding HAD family hydrolase: MKKTILFDLDGTLIDSTSAILKGFDAAFLAHDKKEPDHDALKSLVGYPLEIMFEKLGAKKNLIGEYVKEYKACYEKIYLDETVLLPHAMDALKEASTLADVGVVTTKTSKFSIILLEHLGVMKFIKTVVGRDDVVNPKPDPEPIILALKRLDKEKDNAFMVGDTIMDLKAAKAALITGVGLTCGYGIESDLRQFSEHIFANPHEAVSFIKEAQ; this comes from the coding sequence ATGAAAAAAACTATACTTTTTGACTTAGATGGCACACTTATAGACTCTACTTCTGCTATTTTAAAAGGTTTTGATGCGGCGTTTTTAGCCCACGACAAGAAAGAGCCTGATCATGATGCACTAAAATCTCTAGTAGGATATCCGCTTGAAATAATGTTTGAAAAACTCGGTGCGAAGAAGAATTTAATAGGTGAATATGTAAAAGAGTATAAAGCTTGCTATGAGAAGATCTATTTAGATGAGACTGTGCTTTTACCGCATGCTATGGATGCTTTAAAAGAAGCTAGCACGCTTGCTGATGTTGGTGTTGTTACGACAAAGACATCAAAATTTTCTATCATTTTACTTGAGCATTTGGGCGTTATGAAATTTATAAAAACGGTTGTTGGACGAGATGATGTAGTAAATCCAAAACCAGATCCAGAACCTATAATTTTAGCTTTAAAGAGACTAGACAAAGAAAAAGATAATGCCTTTATGGTTGGCGATACCATAATGGATCTAAAGGCTGCTAAAGCTGCTCTTATAACGGGCGTTGGCCTTACATGCGGATATGGTATAGAGTCTGATTTAAGGCAATTTAGCGAGCATATATTTGCAAATCCACATGAGGCTGTCAGCTTTATCAAAGAAGCACAATAG
- a CDS encoding multidrug effflux MFS transporter: MAMRSTGFLIGFAIAQLIWGPISDRIGRKLPLFIGMALFVVGSIGCAMSQSMSEVIIWRIFQATGACVGPMLSRAMISDVFENSEAAKMLSNLVIIMAAAPIIGPLLGGALLEIGTWHWIFWLMAAASAFLFILIFFLPETLPQQKRSKEPMINSFKSYFVLIKDAKFMKYTLSVTFFYIAAYAFITGSSFVYIDYFGIPSKYYGFLFGVNILGVAALSFLNKSLVNKFSLNSLLITSSTVAFVAAALLLALTFFGVAGVWGVIIPMFFVFSMNGIIASCSNAAALNQAPQEMKGRANALIGSLQYGSGIVSSAMLALFTTTTPLIMSAIIFVFIFLCWLAAYLNK; this comes from the coding sequence ATGGCGATGCGGAGCACTGGCTTTTTGATCGGTTTTGCTATCGCACAGCTCATTTGGGGGCCCATTAGCGACAGGATAGGGCGAAAGCTCCCGCTATTTATCGGTATGGCGCTCTTTGTCGTTGGCTCCATCGGATGTGCCATGTCACAAAGCATGAGCGAAGTGATAATCTGGCGTATCTTTCAAGCCACAGGCGCGTGCGTGGGACCTATGCTTAGCCGTGCGATGATCAGCGATGTTTTTGAAAATAGCGAAGCTGCAAAGATGCTTTCAAACTTAGTCATCATTATGGCTGCAGCTCCTATCATAGGACCGCTGCTTGGTGGCGCATTACTAGAGATTGGCACTTGGCACTGGATATTTTGGCTAATGGCAGCTGCAAGTGCTTTTTTGTTTATCCTTATCTTCTTCTTGCCAGAGACGTTGCCACAGCAGAAGCGCTCAAAAGAGCCGATGATAAACTCGTTTAAGAGCTATTTTGTGCTTATAAAAGATGCTAAATTTATGAAATACACTCTAAGTGTAACCTTCTTTTACATCGCAGCATACGCCTTTATCACGGGATCGTCATTTGTTTATATAGATTATTTTGGCATACCGAGCAAGTACTATGGCTTTTTGTTTGGCGTAAATATACTTGGTGTGGCGGCGCTTAGTTTTTTAAACAAGAGCTTGGTCAATAAATTTAGCCTAAATTCGCTTCTTATTACCTCAAGTACAGTCGCTTTTGTTGCTGCGGCTTTGCTTTTAGCGCTTACCTTTTTTGGTGTCGCCGGAGTTTGGGGCGTTATCATACCTATGTTTTTCGTCTTTAGTATGAACGGTATCATCGCCTCTTGCTCAAATGCAGCCGCTCTTAATCAAGCACCTCAAGAGATGAAAGGCAGAGCAAATGCTCTCATTGGCTCACTGCAATATGGAAGCGGTATCGTCTCATCAGCCATGCTAGCACTCTTTACGACCACGACGCCACTTATCATGTCAGCCATCATCTTTGTCTTTATATTTTTGTGCTGGCTGGCTGCCTATCTAAACAAATAA
- a CDS encoding saccharopine dehydrogenase family protein, whose amino-acid sequence MSNILIIGAGGVSQVATVKCAMNSDVFTNITLASRTKSKCDAIAKFIKDRLGVQINTAQIDADDTAAVVELIKQTKADLLLNVALPYQDLTLMDACVKAGIPYIDTANYEHPDTAKFEYKLQWAKDGDFKNAGTMALLGSGFDPGVTNVFCAYAQQNLFDEIHEIDILDCNAGDHGYPFATNFNPEINLREVSANGRYWEAGKWIETKPMEIMFKWDYPKVGVKDSYLLYHEELESLVKNIKGLKRIRFFMTFGQSYLTHMKCLENVGMLRIDEVEHNGMKIVPIQFLKTLLPDPASLGPRTKGKTNIGCVIRGLKDGKERQVYIYNVCDHEACYAETGAQAVSYTTGVPAMIGSMMVAKGIWSGKGVFNMENFDAKPFMDELNKQGLPWEVIEMKPGERYEV is encoded by the coding sequence ATGTCAAATATCTTAATCATCGGAGCAGGTGGCGTTAGCCAAGTCGCAACCGTAAAATGTGCGATGAACTCGGACGTTTTTACAAATATCACCCTAGCAAGCCGCACAAAAAGCAAGTGCGACGCGATCGCTAAATTTATAAAAGATCGCCTTGGCGTGCAGATAAACACCGCGCAGATCGACGCTGACGACACAGCGGCCGTAGTGGAGCTCATCAAACAAACAAAGGCTGATCTGCTACTAAATGTCGCGCTGCCGTATCAAGACCTAACCCTTATGGACGCTTGTGTAAAGGCTGGCATACCTTACATCGACACCGCAAACTACGAGCACCCAGACACCGCAAAATTTGAGTATAAGCTTCAGTGGGCGAAGGATGGTGACTTCAAAAACGCTGGCACCATGGCGCTTCTTGGCTCTGGCTTTGACCCGGGCGTGACAAACGTATTTTGCGCCTATGCACAGCAAAATTTATTTGACGAGATCCACGAGATCGACATCCTAGACTGCAACGCTGGCGATCACGGATATCCATTTGCGACAAATTTCAACCCAGAGATAAATTTACGCGAAGTTAGCGCAAATGGCCGCTACTGGGAGGCTGGCAAGTGGATCGAGACAAAGCCTATGGAGATCATGTTTAAGTGGGACTACCCAAAAGTTGGCGTCAAAGATAGCTATCTGCTCTATCACGAGGAGCTAGAAAGCTTAGTAAAAAACATCAAAGGACTAAAGAGAATTCGCTTTTTCATGACCTTTGGACAAAGCTACCTAACCCACATGAAGTGCCTAGAAAACGTGGGAATGCTCCGCATAGACGAGGTCGAGCATAACGGCATGAAAATCGTGCCGATCCAGTTTTTAAAGACGCTTCTACCTGATCCTGCAAGCCTTGGTCCTCGCACAAAAGGCAAAACAAACATCGGCTGCGTGATACGTGGGCTAAAAGATGGCAAAGAGCGCCAAGTCTATATCTACAACGTATGCGACCACGAGGCTTGCTACGCCGAGACAGGCGCGCAGGCTGTTAGCTACACCACAGGCGTGCCAGCGATGATCGGCTCGATGATGGTGGCAAAAGGCATCTGGAGCGGAAAAGGTGTCTTTAACATGGAGAATTTCGACGCAAAACCTTTCATGGACGAGCTAAATAAGCAGGGGTTGCCGTGGGAGGTAATCGAAATGAAACCAGGAGAGAGATACGAAGTTTAA
- a CDS encoding OmpA family protein yields the protein MKKIALAMVAATAVFASNAAYNYEITPTIGGVHPEGNLRVKDHNFVGIRAARNLEDFFFDQVELGVDYSQKLKERTGDVVREGRALRYHANLVKNIVDFGPVSLYGLIGAGYEDVPAIFVKNEDGGFGQYGLGLRYQVTDRFALKAEARDAIKFEHADHNLFYSLGFGIGLDSKAAPVVAAAPAAAPAAAPAPVLDDDNDGVPNDIDQCPNTPAGVVVDERGCEKVIVLRDLDVNFAFDSYKVGPKYAAEIKKVADFMGEHPDYKVVLAGHTDSVGAEAYNQKLSEKRAKAVAEVLAGYGVEKAKISTVGYGELKPIATNKTKEGRAQNRRVEATFNK from the coding sequence ATGAAAAAGATTGCTTTAGCTATGGTTGCCGCAACAGCGGTTTTTGCGTCTAACGCAGCATACAACTATGAGATCACTCCAACTATCGGTGGTGTTCATCCAGAAGGAAATCTACGTGTAAAAGACCACAATTTTGTTGGTATTAGAGCGGCTAGAAACCTTGAAGATTTCTTCTTTGATCAAGTTGAGCTTGGTGTTGATTACTCTCAAAAACTAAAAGAGAGAACAGGTGACGTTGTAAGAGAGGGTAGAGCTCTTAGATACCACGCTAACCTTGTAAAAAATATCGTTGACTTTGGACCAGTTAGCCTATATGGTTTAATCGGTGCTGGTTATGAAGATGTTCCAGCTATTTTTGTTAAAAACGAAGATGGCGGTTTTGGTCAATACGGTCTTGGTTTAAGATACCAAGTAACTGATAGATTTGCTCTTAAAGCAGAGGCAAGAGATGCTATCAAATTTGAGCACGCTGATCACAACCTATTCTATTCACTAGGCTTTGGCATCGGTCTTGATTCAAAAGCAGCTCCAGTTGTAGCAGCAGCTCCAGCAGCAGCTCCAGCAGCAGCTCCAGCCCCAGTTCTTGATGATGACAATGACGGCGTGCCAAATGATATCGATCAATGCCCTAACACTCCAGCTGGTGTAGTTGTTGACGAAAGAGGATGCGAGAAAGTTATCGTTCTTAGAGACCTAGATGTTAACTTCGCATTTGATAGCTACAAAGTTGGACCAAAATATGCAGCTGAGATCAAAAAAGTAGCTGACTTTATGGGCGAACACCCAGATTATAAAGTTGTACTTGCTGGTCACACTGATAGCGTAGGTGCAGAAGCTTACAACCAAAAACTATCTGAGAAAAGAGCAAAAGCAGTGGCTGAGGTTCTTGCTGGTTACGGCGTAGAAAAAGCTAAAATTTCTACAGTTGGTTACGGCGAACTTAAACCAATCGCTACAAATAAAACTAAAGAAGGTCGCGCTCAAAACAGACGTGTTGAAGCTACTTTCAATAAATAA